The sequence TAAACCTGGAACAGGGCACAGAGGGGATGCAAAGTCATTAGCAGCAACCCTCAGCTCCGCAGAATCTGTGTTCTGAAGCACGCTGCCTGCTCCTGTAAGCAGAGGCACTGGGTGTTTGCCATGGGTGAGAAGCATGCAATTGCAGAGCCAAGCCCTCCAAGAGACAGTGGCAGTGGATTTGGAGAACCCGCCTCAAAGGAAGTGCTCCGGCAGTGCCCCTTCCTGTCCTGCACAGACTGCAGCTCACTCAGCCCCCGAACATGGCTGAGCTCCTGGGATTTTCCCCGTAGGGGGGGAAAAGGAATTGCTTGGgaagccctgcagcacagacaggTGTGGGTGTGGGAGAGGTGCAGGCAGCAGAAAGAAGGGAGGGCAAGGCACGTCCAGGGAGAGTGCGAGCCTCACGACCTGCCAAGTTCTGCCCCAACCCTCAATACTCACCCGCCTTCTGCAGGTTTCCAGGCAGGGACTGGGCACTGTGGGGACCAGGAGATATTTATAAGCCGCCAGGTAAATCTTAGCGGAGAGTTCTGAATTTCCCCTGCCAATTATCATGTAATtaggcagagaaaaaagaaacacaaaagaaatcAACTTTTATCCACCTCAGTGCTGATGACTTCACAGTCTATGGTACAGTTTTGGTGTAAAACTGTGgtcagttttctttgtgttttctcgCAGTATCTTCCAGAGTTTGTTGAGTTACTTGCTCTGTGGTAGGGCACAGAGTACCTCCctgtgctgtttctgtggtGTCCATGCAGTACAGCATCAAAGATTGATTTGGGTTGGACAGGTCCCTTAAAGGTTGTCTAAGCCTCCTTCTCTATCATTGCCAGGAACATCTTCCTCTTGATGAACTTTCTTATTACATTTCTGCACCAAATCTTTGGCCATGTCAATTTCCGTCAGAGTCTTGCAGGTAATAagcctttgttttttccttttgaactTAAACTCTATCAATCCAAACAATTAGTGAATATATCAACACTGATAGTTCCTTTCCAACCACTGCACTGGTCTCATGTCACTCCTTGTTGACTCCTTTGCcaattctgtgctgctgtgacttCCTGTTCTTTCTCCATTTGTATGCAAGCCTTCCTTGCGTTCTGCCTTCCCCTACTTCTCTGTCcttatttctcctttcccttttctctcccttatGCAAGTGACTTTggttctttcctcttcctctgtgAGGTACCTGGGGCTGAGTGAAGACCAGCAAAATCTGTCCATCCCCACCTCTGGCACTTGGCCCTACTCATGGTGGAGAGAGGAATTCAGACACTGTGTGCCTCTCACTGGAGCCTTCTATTACTTCAGGATGGTGTTGATTTGGGGACTCCACAATGAACAAGTGTATCAGGGACCCAAAAGGCTCCTTAAAGAGGAATTCATCATACCTCCCTTCTCTGTGGGTCTATTAACAGGTCTTTCTGAGAAATGGATGGctagtaaaaaaacaaaaaacaaaaaaacattttcaggatggttcattcattttcctttattaattTTCCTCTCagtacaaaaggaaacaaaataaggaaCATATGGAGAACGAGCAGGAGCCATTTCTCAATGTCACAGCCATCTGAAAAATTCATTCACACTTCTCAGATCACATTAGGCAGGTAtagattgttttcatttttatgaaaatatgttGCACGTCAAGCTCTAATAAAACAGAATCTGACAAAAATGACAAGGGATGAAATTGCTTTTAAGTCCCAGGTAGAAACTACTTGTAACTtgcttaaattatttattttgaaataaaatgtgctttaaTTTAGGAGAAAAGCTTATAGCAAAATGTGCTTCATGGAGTCCAAAGCTACAGAAATACAGACTACAAAAAGGACACTCCTTTTACTCCAGTGTTAGCTAGCAATCAGAAGAAACCAAGCCACACTCCAGAGTATTATCTGTCACCTGAAGGCCctggagcaaagcagcatgTGTTCTGGGTGAGCATTCTCTTTCAGCACAACGAGGTGTTACGGGCAAGATGTAAGACACCCCTCGTGCAACACAAGATCTATGCTGGACAGGAGGACAGATAGGCATAAAGTTCTCTCTGGAATTTAATACCCCGCAAATGCAATCCCATAAACATCCCATGCATCATCAGAGCCAGTGGCGGTGGTGGATGGACAAGGTGCCACAGTGATAAACCACACATCAAAGACAACACAATGATGAAAGTTTCAAGAATGACAGAGCTCCCTGGTCTGCTGCTCTGGACAAGAACCACGGCTGCTTCTGTGTGCCCACGCCTGGCAGCGCTGAGGGAGGAGAGCTCTTGAACCTCTGCACTTCTGGggtgtttgcttgcttttctttgcttccatTCTCTCTGATGGAAATAGTACATTTTCCTTatgctgttttccaaaatactgttgtttttttttcatatctaaATATAATTATATGGGCTTTCCCCAAGGATTCTGATCCATTTAGCACTAAAAAGAAGTTCACCCTATGACTCTTTGACTGCAAAGCATGATTCCATGTGTATGTTGTGAGCCAGTGCAGATTTACATCTCCCggcatttttgttttgatcttttctccttctctacTAGTCCCTCCCAGTGTTCATTGTTTTGGGCTCTGGGCTGACCTTTCCAGACAGTGATAGGCCATGTCCTCGAGGGATTACCCAGCACCTGCTAAACCACATCTAGATAACCAATCTAGTTTGGGGCCTCAGCACAAAAAAGGCATTGACAATGGGGAGAATATTCATCTGATAGCTAGCAGGGTGACTGAGGTGGGATCAGTGATACTTGAGGAGGAAAATAGGCTTGTTAAGCTTCAGGAGAACAGCTTTGGCTCTTCCCAAGATGAGCAGCCTTTCTCTACCCGTGAGGACATAACTGGGAAGATGAAGCCAGGCTTTCACAGGGTGGTGTAGTGGGAGGATGAGAGACACAAGCGTGAGCTGAAATGAGAGGTTCAAGtcagataaaaagagaaaaaaaattcacagtTAGGGCTGTCAGTCTTTGCACTAGAGGCCAAAGATGTTGACCTACATCTGTCCTTGGAGGCTTTCAGCACCAGACTGGACgaacagctctgcttccttgTCTGACCCTGAAGCCGCCCCTGCACTGATCAGGAGTTTGGACTGGAGACGTGTGgagctcccttccaaccgaATTGCACCATAGATTCTTTGATAATattctgctgatggagataGCAGTGTTCAAGAGCTCCTGGACCTCCTAATGAAGCAGAGATCATGAAAGTCCTTGGTACCTCTGGTCATCTGTGGGATGTCCTAACATGAAGGGGTTCGCACCCAAATGACTTCCTCACTGTTACTCACCTGTGTAGAGACAGCCAGCTAAAGATCACCCAGCCCTCTCACCAGAGGAATTCCAGGAGCTGCTCCGGAGTCGATCTGTGGGAACAGCAAACACATTCCTGCCCATGGCAATGCAGCCCAGATGgtttctgaagatctccaaggaggacgACTCCACAGCTACCTCGGGGATGAAGAGCACAGTTTAAAATAGCCAACAAGCAACAAGGCAAGAGTTTAAGccaggagggaaaagaagggattGCTTGGATCTTTCTCTATTTACgaagaagaaatcatttttataaAGACAAAGTACATAAAGATTTTCAATGGgttagggaaagaaaagatatgAGAGCATCTTTAAGTCAGTGTGCTTCATTGCAGAGTCCGATTACACAACATCCCTTCCCAAGATCTTTAACCTTTTTCCAAATTATGAGATAATGTCAAtgaaaaatgtcttgtacattgttctttttttcttttctgttctccagAAAAACATTGTTGATAAGCTACATTTCTAAGTATGTGCCTGTGGATTGGTGAAGGTCAGTCAAAACAAATGCACTTCAAACCACGAAATCATCTGCATCATCTTTCACATCTTCATTGGCCCCTAGACTTGAAGACTTCCATCacatttaaagatttttatagCTTCCCACTGATAGAAGAGTTGTGAGACTACAGAGAGGAGAGGCTATGAGGTATTCTGATTTAATGCAGAATACCTTGGaattacaagaaaaatctgaaaggtGGAGATCTTGAGCTCCTTTGGAAATTCATACACGTGTGAAGTCAAAGTATAAAACACCTTCCATTTGGAAATAGTGATTTGTTCAGCTGGGGAGTATCCCTCACATTTACAActtcctcatttttctcttgaCAGGCtggttttttaaaatataattataaatgaaaattattttcacaacCCCTGTCAACAGCCTGTCAAGAGCTGTGAGGGGTCAGAGCTGTGTTAACTGGACACCCAGTAGATCAGAACAAGACTATAGAGGTGGAGCACTTTTAAAGTGCATTTCTGCACCTGTAAGGCCACCTGTAAAAATTacattacttaaaaataaattttagcCAAGATCTCTGCTAAAATGTTTTTGGACAGTGAGCACATCACAAGCAAAAATGATGAATTATGTAAATCATTCAGAAACCACTGTGGCATTCACTCAGGTGTGCAAATGTTGGAGAGGAGATGGGAACAAAGAAGTGCAGTGTCAAGACGTTGTTAGTTTGCTGagacatttttccttcccataTCTGCTGGATCAGGGTTGGATTTGGATCATCATAGTACATTCACTCCAGGTTTGGTGGAGTAAGCATTCTTGGAAGGAGTTTacagctgttattttctttttaccctGTGATAGCACCTTAGAGTCTCTTACaatgtgctgagtgctgcacaGAGGACAGCCCCAGCTCCAAGGACTCTGAGTGTAAAACAAGTTGAGACAATGAGTGGAAATAGGACACAACATCCAAGCACAGGTCACTGGGCAGTTCTATTGTTGCGTATGTGAATGAAATTTAGGATCCTCCTCTGTATCTGTTTAGTCCTCACCCCGTAGATGATGGGGTTGAGCACAGCTGGCACAAGGATGTAGATGTTCCCCATGATGATATGGACCAGCGGGGCCAGATCCTTCCCAAACCGGTGCACCACAGACAGCCCAATCAGTGGCACGTAGAAGGCCAAGACCACGCAGATATGGGCAATGCAGGTGCTGAACACCTTGAGCCTCTCCTTCCACGATGCCAGCCGCAAGACAGCCTTGAGGATCAGGAGGTAGGAGACGCAGATGAGGAGGGCGTCCAGCCCCATGACCAGCAGGATGGCGGTGAGGCCATACACCACACTGGGGGTGGTGTTGGCGCAGGCCAGGTTCATCACGTCCTGATGCAGGCAGAAGGAGTGTGACAGCACCCGTgagctgcagaagggaaggggcaGGAGGAGTAAAGGCaagggcaggaagaagagaaCTCCTCTGACCATGGCTGCCAGCCCTATTTTTGCCGTCGTGGCATTGGTGAGGATGGCAGCATGTCTCAGTGGGTGGCAGATGGCCACATAGCGGTCCACTGCCATGGCCAGGAGGACGGTGGACTCAATGGCCGAGAGCGTGTGTATGAAGAACATCTGGACAAGGCAGGCTCCAAAGCTGATCTCCCTGGTGTTGAACCAGTAGAAGGAGAGGACACGTGGCACTGTGGAGGTGGACAAGGCCAGGTCGATGGCAGCCAGCATGCagaggaagaagtacatgggaACATGCAGGCTGGGCTCCGTCTTGACGATGAACAGCACCATGCAGTTGCCTGCTACAGCCATGACGTACATGGAGCACAAAGGGATCGCCATCCAGAAATGGGCAGCCTCCAGCCCTGGGATACTGGCCAAGATGAAGGAGGATGGGCTGAGGTCAGAGCTGTTGGGGAAGGGCATGGCATGCAGGGCGAAGAGCAGTCATGCTATGCTGTGGCACGTCCTCCGCTGCAAGGgcaaaaccaaataaaacagatttttattgcTCCTGCACAACTCCAGTTCTGCTTGAGCTTTTCCCATATGCACTATACTGTCCTGTCAGAAACATATGCTTTAAGCTGCCCTTCCGTTCATATggatcagatttttaaaaatactgggATTTAAAGGTGTTGGGAAGAAGCACCAATTTCTGAAACAACAGCAGTGTCACCACCACATAGCTGTACAACCCCAGCTGCCTGGGGCACTCTGGGAAGACTTGAACAGAGGTACAGACCCTGCCTGACTACCACAGCAAGGCTGTCTGCAGTATTGCTGAGCTTTCTGACTACAAATTCCCCACCCCACCCATGTAAAACAGGAATGCTACACATTTTTACTGTAGGTTATTAGTCCAAATGATTCTAAAAGTAGCGTTTGTTTGcaaaaaacactgtttttacTGCACATCTATGGTGAAGCACTCATCCTAAAATAGCAATCATAGCTTATTTCCCTGATGGGAGGTTATTCTGTCCTGACTCTATGATAAATAACACTCACATGTCAGCTTTTTATACACAATTTACAAACACGGTAGGCAGACTGTTGGTATCAAGTTGTTTGAAAGCTATTCTAGCAAGGACATTTGCAGCAAACCACTTACACCAAGATGCAAGTGGAATGTACAAAACGCTTCAGTAACTGCCAGCAAGTGTCTGAGTCAACCTACCTGCCACCCACTGAAGTGTAAGGACAGCATGATTCTCACTGCTAAAACTCTGCCATCCTATTCATTTCTTTTGAGAGAATGCAACTGGGAGAGACACAACAAGTCAGCACTCCCTGGACGTTTCAGTTGATCTTTAGTCCTTCAGCACTGAGGAATGTGCCCACGTTTCAGAAATGAGTAACGACTTTGGACTGCTAGCGTGATGAACACCATCCGTAGAAGGAGCTTGCTTTATGCAGAGCAGAGAACTGGGTCCATACCTTTAATAAAACACCAGGGAGTGCAGATTTGTTTTCCCTGGCTGATCTTTGCACCAGCAAGCCCCAGTGGCTGCATTTGGCAAGAGGTGAGCACATGCAGACAGAGAAGCCATCCCAACCAGAGGACCACTAACAGCAACCACTGTGGCTGATCTCAGAAAAGACTCATAAACACTGACCAGATTTGTCCCATGGAATGAACTCCCAAGAATAAAGTAGGTGGTGGAACAGCCTTCACCACTGAGCAgtcctctctgcttttcccatcCCGTGCAGCAGTGAGGAGGGAATGTGTTCCATTTCCTGGACCTCTTCACCTCTGGTACAGTGTCTCCCAAGGGTTTTGAAGCCTGTATGTTCAGATTTCAAAACCTGGGCACTTCTGGGGAATGGGCTGATGCTGTCATAGTGCTCGCTGCTGTCTTCTTCTGTTACTGGAGCTGATCAGAATTTTTCATCTgaactttttctcctttaaattcTACAAGGCCACACTGTCTGTATgtttcctcctccccttccactccttcttcttttttccatcctattctcctgctcctcctccatctcctctcctttcctcattAAGCCATGCCTGTGATGTGTCTCACACTGCCCTCTTGATTCAGAGGAAATAAATCCATCAGCAAGTACAAGTACTGTACGTGATCCCATGGTACAAAGTGCAGAGCTCAGAGCGTCACAGAACAGGAATTAGTAGGTTTAAGTGGCTcgtctgtcttttttttcactcaCACAGATGTCAAACCACAATTAATTTTCCCATTCCCAGAAGCAGCCACTAAGATCTGTGAATGTGTGTTCCTAATGGACAGTACCTTATACCAGTTCTCAGATCCTGAACACCTGCCTGGTGCCCTGCAGCTACTCCATTTGGGAAGGAAACGTGGAGGCAGATGAAGCTCTGCTGAACTGGGTGATGGAGGTGCATCAAATGCACTGCATCCTCACTCCGGCATGGTTTCCAGCTGCACCAATACGTTCCCTATGCATTTCCTCTGTCTCACCACCAGCATCTGAATGCATGTGTCCTTGATGGAGCACAGGCTCCTCTGGCTTTTGTTGCTTCTGAGAATAGTCTGCAAATTTTCAATcagggagcagtgctgtgtgaggATCCTGCAAGCTGAGCATCTCCAAGCAAAGCTCTTTTTTAGGCTTTCCTGCCGAAAGATTTACTTGTTCTCCTGCTCCTTCGATAGCAGATGACTACCAGCACCAGGCTGGACCGTAGGTATTCTGAGCAAAGAGCTCCCACCAGATGCCACTCAACGCAAGCAGGAGCTGCCGTGCCTACTGTTTGGACAGAAGTTCTTGTGGTGTGAAATACTGCTGAACAGTATTTCACCCTCTGTGTGGGCCCACGGGGACACTGCAAAATAACTAGCTCAACACAATGCAAAGAGTGTCCTGGGAGTCCTCCCCTTGGGAATCAtcccttctccctttccattttcttatgGAGAAGTACTCTCAttattcttttctgtctttattaGACGTGCAGATATGAATAgaccaaaaaaaggaaaagacaccAATTCTGGGTTAGTCTGAAGTGGGAGAAGCTTAGCAACAGCCCAGTTCTGGTATGCAGTGCTGTCCCAATACCCTCTGCTTCTTCACCCTCACAGGGTAAATGAAGACCAGTCCTTCTTTGCACAAAGGCTCAATCTGCCCCAAATGTGGCTTAAAACCAATGAAAGTGCAACACAGGAGGTGTGGAAAATGTGGGGCAGTTTCATTCTGCCTGTGGGACGAAGCAAGACAAGAGGGTGGTGAAACCCTTCTGCTTGCCTGGCTGAGATCCATCTTGGTAAAGAGCAAGATGCTTGGAGATACTGCCACATCCATGTGTGACCTGACCCTGGAGATCTCCATTTCCCATCCCTCTGAGGGGGACTTTTGGTGCCTGGTGGGTCTTAGCTGGAAGACTGCAGTACACGGTCAGTAATGTCAGGAAGATTAGCCACTCCTATTTTAGATTTGAAACCTCTCATCAGTGAGAGAGCTATCCACACCCGACCTCCAAGCACCATCCTGATGCATACCTAACTCATACAGTACTGTACTCACATACAGCAAATCTTGAAGACTTTAAACAACTCCAACCTATTagataaataggaaaaaaaaggctttgtcTTCTTCTTTTTTTNNNNNNNNNNNNNNNNNNNNNNNNNNNNNNNNNNNNNNNNNNNNNNNNNNNNNNNNNNNNNNNNNNNNNNNNNNNNNNNNNNNNNNNNNNNNNNNNNNNNttttttttttaccttttcaaTGATACgtgtattttatttgaatatattttatttgaatatatGGTACTTTAcattcagtacaaaaaaaacaatggcTTGAACATTAGACTTGGTAGGATAGTAAGGctcaaagaaagcaagaggaggtgcagaagcagcagtgtaAATGTGTATGGCAGTTTAGAAATACAGATGAAGATTAAGGCTGAGCCATATGCTAGGTGAACCAAGTATTGTGGGTTCACTTAAAACGATGTAATCTTCCAAAAACGCTCCGTGCTCAACCTCTGGAAATGATCTCCATCTTGTGGGGTGTTTCCAGTTGAACAAAATTACTCACTGTGATATCCAGAGTGACTTCAGACTCTTTTGGCCTCTTCCTGTCCTGCAGAGTTTGTGGTCTTGGTTAGTTATGCAGCAACATGCAATGAGGGAGCAATGATCCCATGCAAGGGAACCCAGGTGAAGCTTACATATTATCTGACCTCTAGGTgccataaaatattttgcagaggTTCCTTGCTCCACTGCATTGTGTAACTCAAAAGGAGAAGCTCGTTTCTCTGTAA is a genomic window of Meleagris gallopavo isolate NT-WF06-2002-E0010 breed Aviagen turkey brand Nicholas breeding stock chromosome 1, Turkey_5.1, whole genome shotgun sequence containing:
- the LOC100546335 gene encoding olfactory receptor 51E2-like, translated to MPFPNSSDLSPSSFILASIPGLEAAHFWMAIPLCSMYVMAVAGNCMVLFIVKTEPSLHVPMYFFLCMLAAIDLALSTSTVPRVLSFYWFNTREISFGACLVQMFFIHTLSAIESTVLLAMAVDRYVAICHPLRHAAILTNATTAKIGLAAMVRGVLFFLPLPLLLLPLPFCSSRVLSHSFCLHQDVMNLACANTTPSVVYGLTAILLVMGLDALLICVSYLLILKAVLRLASWKERLKVFSTCIAHICVVLAFYVPLIGLSVVHRFGKDLAPLVHIIMGNIYILVPAVLNPIIYGVRTKQIQRRILNFIHIRNNRTAQ